gatcctcctgcctcagcctcctgagccactggatttaCAGGCGtttgccacctcacccagctagtctatatttatatgtaatttacTTGTGTTTTCAAGACCTGTCATGTTCCAATTCCATATATATCACTTCCATTGAATGACTGATGGCTGTTTTGTCCAATTGAATTTATGATTTCGAAAGTCTGACTAAATATTGACTTTATGATAAGAAGTATCCATCTCTTAGTCACTTAATGTCCTATAATTTGGCACATGGCTTCTTTGATGGTTCAGTAGAGTGCCAGGAGTTGTTTTTCAGAGTGTACAGTTCCTTTACTTCAGAGAGTATGGTCTTGCTCTAGAACTGCAGAGATCTATTACCATAGGCCTGAGTTGGGACATATCAGAAACTCCTTACAGCAATTTGATTCACCACAACAAACTCTAGCACCGTGGGACTTGCCAGGGCATTATAGCCCAATTGACAAGGCTGCTTCTACCACAACCTGACCCCCactccccaacctcttctctctcttttgttactggggattgaacccaggggcactttaccacggaggtacatgcccagcccttttctgttttattgagacagggtcttgctaaattgcttaggacctcattgttgatggctttgaacttgtgatcttcttgcctcagcctccaaagtcactgggattacaggtgtgtgtaaCTACAATCGGTACCCGACTCCATCTTTTGATAGGAGGAGCTATAAAGCATCATGGCCAAATTTTGCATTCTACCATGGAATTCTTGATGTATTAAATGGCCCCTCTTGTTATCCTATGTGAATAAACTATAAATTCCTGTGTTATTTGGAATAACAGAACATATTGAATTAATGATTCTGAATCAGAGAATTGCTAAGCAACTCTATTGGTCAAATCTGCCTTAATGGGAGATCTTCGCCACAAGGAAGGattgcaaaaacaaaacccaacattCTGCCTTGCTTCTAGTGGCTGATAATTTTTATATAGCATAGTCAGGAGGAAAAACtgactcaagaaataaaaaaaaaaagttaacaggGGTACCCTATCTAGTCCTGATTCTAAAACAATAGAAAGGTCAATATCTTTATAAACTTCTGTACCAAaatgatttttgtctttcttacTGTGCTGATGTCTAGATATATGTCCCATGAATATGCTAATCATgtgtgaaagtttttttttttcttctcagcatGAACAGACTCAAGTGAGCTTGTGGTCCCTTGTATTTTCAAAGCCAGCAGTGAAACATCCTCAAatctctttcttctctgcttctgGCATCGCACCTTTCTTTCTCTGACTTGGATTCTCTGGCTTCCCTCACCTAAGAAAGCCTCTGATTACGGTGGGCCCACTTGGATAATCCAGATAGTCCTTCCATCTCAAAGAGTTTTAATCGAACCACATTCTGCTGTCCATGTGGGGTGACATTCACAGATCCCAGGGATAGAATGCATACCTCCTTGAGAGGCAAGGGTGACTAGTACAGGGTGATTCGAGAGGTCGGCGATTGCGGAAAAAGACTATAAACATTTGTACAGCTTAATGGGTTTGTGCGTGTGAGCAGAAATCCTTATTTCTCCGGGTAGGGAGACCCGGGAGTATAAGGACTGGATCGTATATAATTGCATATTTTGTTTTACGAGGAACCGTTCCCTGTGTTTCCCAGACTGGCTGGGAATATTTCACATTTGTACCACCACGTACGAGGGACCCAACCTCTCTGCATCCCTGTCAGTGTCTGGGGTTGTTACCGTTCCTCAGTTTTGCCAATCGGAAAGGCGGGCAGTGCCATCTTGTCTGTGGTTTTAGTTTGCCATCTGCTAACGATCCTGAGCCGTTTTCCCTTGTGGATATCCACGACGGAGAAGGTGGCGGGGGCTGGCTAGCCGGGCGGCTGCGGGTGGGAAGCGCAGCCTTTCTGTGGAGGGGTTCACCGAGTCGGGGCGGGCGATCTCGGACCCCAGCCTGTGGCTCTGCTGGGGCGGCCGTGGCGATCTCTGCGGGAACCCAGGGTAAGGAcggggccgggggtgggggggtgagctCCCGAGCCGCGCTCCCGGGGACCTGGGCTCAGGCCAGCAGCGCGGGAGTCCGCAGCGCGAGGCGGGACGCGGGTGCGCGGCGTCGCCCCTGCGGCCGGCGTTGCCCCCGTGGACGGGGCGGGGCGTCGGGAGCGCGGCCTTAGTCGGCGGTCTCCCTCGAGGACGACCACTCTAGCAGCGCCGGCCCCTCGGTCCTGGCGGGAAGGAGGGCAGGGGAAACCCAGGAAGCCATACTCCCTCGGCGGGGTCCTCGCCCGTCGTCGCCGCCACCGCCTCGCCTCGCGGGCGCGGGGCCGTTTCCCGCCACCGGCAGTCGGTGCGGCCGCGAGGGGGCGCGTCAGGGCTGGCGCACCATGGCGCTCAGGGGCGGCTTCCTGGGCCTGTTGGCCTGGCTCCTGCTCCTGCAGCCACGGCTTGGCGAGGCCCGCTCGGCCTCCGCGCCCTCCTACCCCTCCGACCCTTCCGACCCCTCCGACCCCTCGGAGTCCCCTCCGCCCACCGACAAGATGCTGCTGACCCCGCCCGTGGCCACGGGGCCCACAGTTATGGTGGTTAGTTCAGGTGACGGTGATTCCTCCAGGACGACTGAATTCCCATCAGGTGACTTCTCGGCCACACCCTGACGCAGAGACTGCCTGGCCCGAGTGATCAGGACCCCTGCGGTCCAGGAGGAGGATGCAGGAACTGCGGTCCCCCCGGGTGCTGGGTGCGGGCTCTGAGCTACCCAGCCTGCCCTTGAGATCTGAGGGGACACAGCCATTCCCCAAGGAGTCTCAGGGATGTGGACCTGCCCTGGGGTCTGAGGGACGTGGCTTGCTCCTCCGGGTTTGAGGTTCTGGCTCAGGTTTTACTCTCAGCCCTCCCTTCACTGATCTGCTCCAGCATGTGGCCACAGGTCTATGAGGATAGTTGGTGGAAGGCCAGCCGTGCGGACAAGGTGGCCCTGGCAGGTGAGCCTGCAGATCAATAATCAACACATATGCGGAGGCTCCCTCATCTCCAATCAGTTCGTGCTTACTGCAGCCCACTGCATATTTGGGTGAGTGAGTGGGGCCCAGAGGCTTGGGCTCCTGATCGGGCTGTGTGACCTGGAGCTAGTCTTGTCCTCCACCAAGAATTTCCTCTTCCTCATCTGAAAAGGGGGATGGGGTGAGAGCCTccatagttttttatttattctggatgAGACCTGAGGATTTGCAATTCTGACACGTGGACAGGTGATACTAGTCTGGTGACCACACTTGGAGTACTGCTGGCTAGAGTGGTCAAGGGTTGGGGAGGGAATGTGGTTTGGAGGGAGGGAGTGGCAGATGGCTGGCCTGTAAGGATGGGGTCAGGCTGGGAAGTACCTGGACTGTGTGGAAGGGAAGTGTGTGTGTAGACCCTTCAGGATCTCTCCGTAGCCATCTGGAATACACAGTGAAGCTGGGGGACAAAGACCTGAAACATCAAGCCCCAACGTCAGTCGAGATCCCAGTCAAAGACATTGTCATCCACCAGTATTACTCTCCTCTTGGAATCATCGAACATGACATTGCACTTGCTATGCTGGCCTTCCCTGTGAATTACTCCACACACATTCAGCCTGTATGCATCCCTGGAAAGTCTTTCTTGGTAGAATCTGATACCTTGTGCTGGGTCACCGGATGGGGCAAGCTAAGCGAGCTAGGTGAGATTGTAAAGCAGGACTACAACAACCTTAGGCCCAGGAGGAGGATACCTGGCAGCTTGGTGTTGGTGTGCAAGCtaaagggagggacagggaggtaGATTTTGTACTAGGTGGGTAAGGGAGGAGGGGGGACAAGATGCTGCCAGGGAGTAATTTAACAACTGTGAATTTCTGTTGGTTTGTCAAGAGTTGGGGGCCTGGGTGTCAAGCATGGTGGGTTCTTTCAAGGGTAGATTTTAAGTAAGGGACTGATGAGCTGTCTGAATTTTAGTTGTTCCTCCACAAAAGTATCTGCTTTGATAGCTAAGGAGCTTCCTGTTTGTGAGAAGAGGCCAGAAACTCTCAGTGGGCTTGTAGGACCTCCTATTCCTTGACATTTGGGATTTTGGTACCTTTGGGGCACCATGTGTCTGAGAGTCTGTGATATTGTTCTAGAAAGTAAAGTTGCTTTATAGATACACAGGACACCCTGGTGATACTTAGAGTGACAGAGTTTGGTTGTTATTTCTCAGACTGACAAGACTTTGGCTTCCCTCTCCTGGGctgtttttacttttgctttggTTTGGATCTTAACATCATCCTACACTCATGTCAGTGTTAGACCTCATTTCCTCCAGGGTCAGCTGGGGACAATAGCCAGTTCCTAAGAGGATGCCTGTGTGTGAACACACTGAATTGAGACTCAGAGTTAGTACCACTGTGTCTGTCTAGTCTCATTCATGCAGATCCACTCCTAAATTATCTTTCTATAGATACAGAAAGGGCATCAGAAGagcttcaggaggctgagctaaACATTATTCGTCACCAGAAATGTAATGAGTTGCTTCAGAAAAGGACAAAAACTAAAGTTCAATTTACCAAGGAAGGGACGGTCTGTGGCTATAATGATGAAGGAAAGGACTCCTGCCAGGTGAGTTTCATGGGCCCCTTGCTGCTCTGCATTACAGTTTTCTTCCCCTCAGGCAAAAGAGCCTGGGTGGTCCCCTAGTTCCTCCATTAACCCTTATTCAAGTTAATGGTGTGTGAGGACAAGCCACCAGGACTCTCCTGAGTTAGCCTGACATAATCCTTCAGGAGAGAGTAGTGGATTCTGCCTGGCCGGAAGGCGGGTGGGTAGTGGTGGTGAATCAAGCACGTTATACTATGAAGTTCCATGTTTTGAGCCACTTTTATGTGACATGCAATGCACTTGGGTGAGCAGTTTATTCATTTCTGTCCCAGAGTAGGTGCATTATCtttgtttatatagtttttttggagcacaaatttttcagtagatagacaatttttatttgttaaaatattcagTTCCAAAATCTCATGCTCACAGAAACTAGGAGCTAGCAGGTGCCTGGGGACACCACAGGTGTGCCCCGTTTGCCAGTAATTTGAAGTACCATCAGCCTGCTCTGATGTAGATCGAATCCATTTCtgccatttgtttcttttctctttctccagggAGACTCTGGGGGCCCCCTAGTCTGTGAATATAATACAACATGGATCCAGGTGGGAATTGTGAGCTGGGGCATTGGCTGTGGTCGCCTTGGCTATCCTGGTATATATACAGAAGTTAGTTTCTACAGGGACTGGATAGTTACTCTAATGAACCGGGCTTCCTGTCTGGACTCAGCAAACTTCCTCATGTTAAGCCTGTGTGTAGTCATCCCGGTGACCCCGTGATTACCCTGGCCCACTCCCCTCCTGTTTCTGAGTCTCCCACTAGGCCTCTCCTCTgacctctctttccttctcaatGCCCTTTCTTCAAATTCTGGTTGGGATTCATCGCCCCTGAGGAGATCCACATGGAGCACAGCAGGGAGACTGGGGCCTATGAAGTGTCCCAGCTGGTGCTCTGCTCATCTGCCTCAGCCATCCTGTGCCTGCTGGGAATATGGGTGAACTGATTCTAGCTAGAGGGCCAGCAGACCTGCCATTGGGAGCGTGGTGACTTAGGGACACCTTGCAGAACATCTGCCAAAGGAGAGAATTCATTACGGTGAAGGAAGGCCGAACCTGGCCCTAGTTTCAGGGTCTCCCTGGGACTTTGTCACACCAACCTGCAAGGTGATTGCAGAGGCAGTGAAGGAGGCCCTAGCAGGTCCCTGCAGAGGTGTGAGGCCTGGGACTTTAGCATCTGGCTTGGTGCCTGGAGTTGGCACAGGTTTCCCTGTACCCAGTGTGGCTCTGTGAGTGGGTAGCCTGTGGCACACAGGCCCCACGGGGCACCCCAGACTGGCACCTCTTCCTCAGGGCCCTAGTGGCTGCATTGGGGGACACTCCAAGTTGTGTTGAGGCAGTTTTGAGTGTGGAGATTTCAGATGTGAactgaataaatgtttgttggaGAGTTTCCTGTGTGTTCTGAAGCTCTGCTTACTTGGGATGTTTGCTTCCATATAACTTCCTCTGTAGAGAACTGGGTCCCTATTTAACTAAGGATGATATTCTCAGTCTCCATTAAATCCTGAAAGAGCCAAAATGAGGATTTTGTCTGCCCCCTTTGAAATGATGAGTGGTTACAGCCAGTGGCCCGTGGTCTCTGTTCCTGATTctgacatcatcatcatcttatgGTTTGTATCTGAATTATCCCCCAAAGACTTGAAGACTCAGATGAGGAGGGCTTGTCCCCATGCAACAATATTTAGAGGGGGAGCttttgggaaatgattggatcatcaGAGATCTGACAACATCAATGTATTGATAACTTGAAGGCATTATCGGGAACTGGAGGAGTTGGGAGCTTGTTGGGGGAAGGAGTTCACTAGGGTTGTGCCCTTGGGAGCTATTTCTTATccctggcccctttctctctgtctcctttgtggctgccatgagctgagcagctttccttgtCTGTGTTATTCTGTCTCATCACAGGCCccaagcaatggagtcagctgaccatggactgaaacctctaaaaccatcagccaaaataaatctttcttcctctaagttgttttcgTCAGATATTTTAATCCTAGCAGTAAAACGGATTAAGACATCATTTCTTTAGGGTGGAGTTTCATCATTGAATCTGGACCTAGTTTTATTGATTACCCTGGCCCACTCCCCTCCTATTTCTGAGTCTCCCACTAGGCCTCTCTTCTgacctccctttccttctcaaTGTCCTTTCTTCAAATTCTGGTTGATCTATAGTCTGGAGCAGGGTAGCATGAGAGTCAAAAGCTGGTGTGTGGCACACTCACACACCCTGGGACCTCTCCTTGCTGCCTgtcccaggggtgctctacagaGACAGGATGACCTTTGGGCTGGGCCTTAGGAGCAGAGGACCCACAGGAAGGAGGCTAGAAAGGAGGGGctcactgtgtgtgtatgtgcctgtgtgagtgtgtgagtgtgtgtgtgtgtgtgtgtgtgtgtgagatagagagacagagagacagagagagacagagagaaagaagagcaagaaTATGCACAGGCTCTTCTCAATTGCCAGGCTACTGTCCCAGTGAGCTGTGTGTCTGGCTGCTGATCATTCTCCAGACCTTTGCCTCCTCCCACCCTTTGTCCACTGCTAGAGCTCCCACTTACCAGAGGGTATCAGTGGGCAGCCTGTGATGGCCCATCTGCTACCTTGGGCAGCAAATACTGACTCACAGCTGCAATTTCATAAGAAGTGTGCTCAGCTGCAAAACTTTCCCTAAAGATGCCATCCCTTTGCAGTACAGCCTATATCAAGTGATTGGTATGCAGAGATTGAAAGGCCTGGACTCCTTCCCTACATACAGGATGAACTGGAAAGGCTTCTTGTAGGATCAATGGAGACCTCAGTTGCAACTGCCTTATAGCTCGACTTCTCCTAAGGCCCGGTTCTGTTTCACTTGCTCCTTACAAGTGTACCTCCCAAGGACATGCTCATCAACCTTGCACACAACTCTATATCAGTGTTTAGGCAACTCACATACTACCTGGGAGATTTCAAGCTTCAGGAAGTATGTCAATGATCTACTGCTGTGTGAGAGATCACCCCAAACTCAGTGGTTTGAAACACAATATATTCTTGTTGATCCTCATTATTTAAagattcttattttcaaattcaCTATTTGGCTGAGGTTTATTTGGAAGCTCCAAGTCAATACAGTGTTTGTGGTCATGGTGGATGTGCACAGAGCCATGGAAACACTTGAATGGTGCACATGCTCCTAGCTGAGATTGGAGTGTGATGCTTTTGTTGCTTTTTTCAGCTTTTGTAAACAAGTGTTctttttgtcatcttttttttccacattctttacactTTTATGCCTTTTGTTGGCAATTTTGCTGTTTGAAAGCACCCCACATGTATTATGGAAATACTGCTTAGTGTTCCTAAGTGCAAGAAGACTGTAATGTGCCTTGTAAAGGAAACAGGTATGTTGGAGCGGCTTTATCAGGCATGAGCTGTAGTACTGATGGCCACAAATCTGGTGAATTCCTAGAGTGTATGCAGTGAGGGTGTCTTCACAGAGGAACACGTATTCGCTCATCCAGCATTATGATGGCTTTGTAGAACTTCACTCCTGTGAGTAGCAGGATTCAACAGTACTTCTCACAGTATCAAAGGTTGGTTAGGCCATTCTGCCTGTCTAGTCTGAGCTCATTCCTAAGACTACATCCATGAGGAAGCTTCATTAGGGCCCAGGATGTCCCAGATGGCCTTCCAACATGAGGGGTTACCTGGTGTATGGGTAGgggtgcctcagttttctttcaAAGGCCTCTCATCCTTCCCTAGGCTGAGCAGGTGCCCTCAGGTCAGTGTCCAGGTAGGGGAAAGCAGAAGCTACCAGGATGTTTAGCACCTGAGTTCAGGAGGTGCCCAGCTTCCCTTCTATCACATTCTGTTGTCCAAAGCAAGTCACAAGGCCAGCTCAGATTCATTGAGGGTGGGGAAGAGAATTCCATTTGTAGGTGGGCAGAGATGTAAAACATTATGGCCATGTTCTCTAATCTTCCACAAGAACAATAATAACTGCAATTATTGAAACCTCTAAAATATGTGAACACTCaaaatctttaaaagtttttcacAAAATGGCACAAGGATGAAATCactattttcaaattcttcagAGGAGATCATGAGAGAACGCTTGCTAGCTGCTACAATGGAGAAAGGCTTTCATCTCAATTGAGTTTGAAGTGCAATGGGAGACATcagagactttaaaaatattagtgaagCCTCTTGTGTTTGTGTGCAGAGAAGTGTATGATCCTCCACGCTAATGACATTTGCCTTTGTTTCCATCATTAAGGCTTTAAGAACATGTGGAATAAGTTTGTTAGCTGCTAATGATAAAACCAATCCTTTAACAACTCAGCCAGCAAGTATATAGCACAGAACACTGTGTTGCTTTACAAGGGCTTTTGTGACTGGAATAAGGTGGTCCTACTtgactgttccaaagagcagctTCTCAGATCTTCAGTGTTCACTGGTAAATTTCTAACAGTGTATTTGTGTAAAGTTTGTCATTTCATACCCCACACACTATAGTTGCCATCACTGATCTGTTTTGCTGGCTTTTAAGCTACTTTTGGTCAAAAATACTGCTTCCTTAAAACACAGAGTTAATGAGCATCTcaagctttttcttttcctttttaatgatgCCTGCACTATCAGAGTATTCTAgtgttctctctttttgtttGGCATATAATCATGCacaacctttttatttctttgaggtaggagtatatttttatttcctaaatgcCATATTATAAAGATCAAATTCTTAAATGAGTATGTGCAgctcaaaaataaagatatatcaaCGGGGGAAAACACTGGTCCTAAGTGCAAGGCACACTTAAAGCAAGTTTTATGTTTGGttgtattttctttgtatattataAACACTTATTTAACATGTTGCAGTTTGAagtaaaaaatttccaaaatgtatGCTCAACAATAATCATTAAAATGTTTGCAgcgaaaaaaaaaagaaagaaatcactattTTCAATTGAACTAGTGCATGAAAGCATGATCCTCAAGAGCTTGTAATGTCACAAAAGGAGGCCACCTAGACATGGTGTCTCCTAATGACAGAATGTGACACCTGCTATAATGTTGACAGGGATTGAGTGCCACTGTTGATTTGCAGGAATTAGAGGAGGCAGAGGGACCTACTAAGTTCAGACTGTGGGAGACTTGAGGGGGACAAACAGCCTGGGAGTCTTCAACAGAGGAGGTGTGAGGGACTGAGGGTAAAAGTGCAGTCATAAGTGTGTGTACAGgtatacaaaatacaaaacagtcaTGTCAAACCAAAGTGTATTGTCCAAGGAAGCAAGAACTCGAAAGAAACACAAGGAATTCCATAAAGTTCAGATGAATGGTTACCtttgaaaatggaaggaaatagcTTCACAGAGGGCACACAGAAGGGTTTCACGGGGACTGGCATAACTCCTTATCTGACCTGGACTGTGGTTCCATGCATAGTCGGTGTACATGGATTGCAGCTACATATTTATATCGTTGATATTAATATTGGTATTATTTTAGCAAGGAGACCTTAAAAAGAAAGTTGGAAAACTGCTATGGTGGGAGGTTGTCAGGTGTGGGGGTATGGTATTGGAAAACGATGGGCTTCTTGACACACTGAGGTTCATTCCCATATGAAGGACAGCAGCGCTGGGCCCGCGAGGCCCCgcccagcctggggacacagcaggCAATGCTTGGAGAGTCTTTGCTGCCAAGCACAAGGGCAGGTACTATGCCTCCCTCCGCACGGGGGCGCAACAGAGAGCTGACAGATCCATGGCGTCCCTGAGCTACCGTGAAGATGGCATCCCCTTCCTGGGCCTCCTGTTGTGGCTTCAGCTTCTCGGGCTTCTGCTCAGTGGGGCCTCAGCCGGTGCTGCAACCAGGCCACGCTCTCCAGGTGGGCGCAGGTGGCCGTCAGGTATTGGGGCACAGGCAGGAGCCCGGGAGGCGACACAGACTAGCTGCCAGCACTGTTCTGCTGCTCTCTTCTTTTTCAGGTGGGGGTTATAGACCCCAGGAAGAGTCCCCAGTGACCCTGGCAGGCTCAGAGGCCCCAGCTTCTTCCAGACACCTGAAAATCCCAAAGATTCCACATCCTGCTGTAGCTCCAGCCCCAGCAGGAGCTCCAGGATCTGGGGCTACTTCACAGCCCACAGTGGGACCATTCTTGAAATCCAATGGGGATTCTAATCCATTTCCAGATGTGCTTCCTTCAGGTAGCTTCTGGTGCCAGGGTTATACAGGCCTGCCTGGGAGTTGAAAGGGAACACAATCAGACTAGGGAGCATGGAGCCAGATCTTGTCTTGAAAGTGGGAGGGAGAGGACATCCACCTGCCTTGTGTGACAGGTGGATCCACCTGGGCATCTGTGTGTTGTGGTCATGGGGTTGGGGGACAATGGCTTCACTTCTAGTACCTTCTTTCCCAAATCATCCAGCATGTGGGCATAGAACTATGAGGATATACGGTGGAAAGAAAGCCCCACAGAGGAAGTGGCCCTGGCAGGTGAGCCTGCAGTCCTATAATAGACATGTATGTGGAGGCTCCCTCATCACCAACCGGTTAGTGCTCACTGCTGCCCACTGCGTGCTTAGGTGAGTATTTGGGTCTTTGGGTTTTGGCCCCTAATCAGGCTGTGTCCTGTCCCCATCTCTGGGGTTTCTTCCTCATCAGAAGCAGGTAATAGCCCCAGAATTTTTATTCAGTCTGGCATGAGACCTTagcatttgtatttctaataAGTTTTCAAGGGATACTGGCCTGGAAACCACACTTGGAGAATTTCTGAcgatagtggttttggtgtgggAGGGGATAAGGTTTGTAGAGAGGGGAGTGGTTGATGGCTCACAGTGGAAATTGGTTCAGGCCAAGAACCACCTGGAATGTGTAGACAGGGAATGTAGACCCTCTGGATCTCTATGAAGACCATGTCCTTTCCCCACAGCCAAACGCATTACAGGGTGATACTGGGAAACAATAAGTTGAATGAATTTGATGAGAACGCCGTTATGGTTCCCGTTAAAGATGTTTATCCTCATCAAGGTTTTGAAACTAAAAACCTGACAAATGACATTGCCATTGCTCTGCTGGCCTTTCCTGTGAATTATTCCCCATACATCCAGCCTATATGCCTGCCTGAAAGACCTTTCACAGTGAATGCTGAGACATTGTGCTGGGTGACCGGATGGGGCCGCATGGAAAGGAATGGTGAGCCTTTCACCAGGATGCAGAGGCGGGGAAGCCTAGTGGTTTGGAGTTGGGAAGTGATTCTCTAGTGGATTGGGTAAGGGATGAGGGGGGAGAATAGGTAGACAGTGAATACTTTACAACTgttttaggaattttgattggtaTATCAGGACCTGGAGGCATGGGTGACAGGTATGGTGGGTTCTTTCCAGGGTACGTTTGAGTCTGGGGTCAAGAGCTGCTAGCCAATTTAAGAGGTTTTTAAAGGCTTTACCTAGAGGGTTGAGCTTCTTATTCCCAGGGACATAGGTCAAGCCAAGACAGTAACTCTGTCAATGATGGTACAGGTGAACCATCCAGCTGTCTGAGAACCTTTATTCTAGAAGGCGATGTAGTGGTTCAGAACATCTTTCACCATTACCACTGATACTTGGTTGTCATTTCTCAAGATGATAAAGCTTTTCCTatttcttagtcttttttttctttttaatt
This is a stretch of genomic DNA from Ictidomys tridecemlineatus isolate mIctTri1 chromosome 2, mIctTri1.hap1, whole genome shotgun sequence. It encodes these proteins:
- the LOC101960405 gene encoding serine protease 44; protein product: MALRGGFLGLLAWLLLLQPRLGEARSASAPSYPSDPSDPSDPSESPPPTDKMLLTPPVATGPTVMVVSSGDGDSSRTTEFPSGDFSATPACGHRSMRIVGGRPAVRTRWPWQVSLQINNQHICGGSLISNQFVLTAAHCIFGHLEYTVKLGDKDLKHQAPTSVEIPVKDIVIHQYYSPLGIIEHDIALAMLAFPVNYSTHIQPVCIPGKSFLVESDTLCWVTGWGKLSELDTERASEELQEAELNIIRHQKCNELLQKRTKTKVQFTKEGTVCGYNDEGKDSCQGDSGGPLVCEYNTTWIQVGIVSWGIGCGRLGYPGIYTEVSFYRDWIVTLMNRASCLDSANFLMLSLCVVIPVTP